In a genomic window of Gossypium arboreum isolate Shixiya-1 chromosome 9, ASM2569848v2, whole genome shotgun sequence:
- the LOC108457138 gene encoding uncharacterized protein LOC108457138, translated as MKMPTAVFLLLLLLSTTTNLHSSAAPIPGLDSFLTQQSRIDPKSTNDPFQSLPSSLKKFLSSSSAAPLHIPSLISSLLSLSVPIPLHIRLVGLNFSSSSLSLLTSFLQSSVTSSHFHLISSSSSHHSLSIGHSLHLDVSLSPSSLSSTLSTALSSALSSTPSSLRSPLLSIPYSTVDSIISRHFDSEKTDNSVYVYILNLGVTPKQPYAYSYSHSESSAGYTNCLGTLWTGNKRYLWIDLGAGPVDYGPALSGDGVLPRGEFHPLAAAHGRPKSEKTLLADLASLIYSAYQVLVVPPLRIPVHFENTLTVELIHIHASENVDSSGLDWNEIEKSFRNEANDGELLFGNQSLEFKRYSVNYEECSICSFAVSRSINSFTSRFLFDNYTLIVSEYLDSKRLHQILSDSAEEFRRVAGLPEEEFGSRVLPVYVFDLDYHTILLLDRYHQSIAFRDMVIAVRTRTAQTVSDYSCNGRHVFTRTRELQRPLVGSILQSMWGVSPTHLLWSPTHNSTLVDYTWTVGQTPFGPFSEVMSLSFVQKDAARRNFLLTSLNYSLTSAIDVLESIDAHGGVRNLLKQKQHVEFIQRWHLFRYKLDKAVSALSHFDFEMAFYYIKSSDHDLYAIHDLVYTASQEIEASLVCFKDPPFPWAALSFSAVGFLALSYVYAKRDKLFRNKRKQF; from the coding sequence ATGAAGATGCCGACCGCTgtcttcctcctcctcctcctcctctccaccACCACAAACCTCCACAGTTCCGCTGCACCGATCCCTGGACTGGACTCCTTTCTAACCCAACAGTCCCGCATCGACCCGAAATCGACAAACGACCCCTTTCAGTCCCTTCCTTCTTCCCTCAAGAAATTCCTCTCTTCCTCCTCCGCTGCCCCTCTACATATCCCTTCGTTGATCTCCTCCCTTCTTTCACTTTCCGTCCCAATCCCTCTCCATATCCGCCTCGTTGGCCTCAATTTCTCTTCCTCCTCCCTTTCTCTGCTCACTTCTTTCCTCCAATCCTCCGTCACTTCCTCTCACTTTCACCtcatctcttcttcttcttcccatCATTCTCTTTCCATCGGCCACTCCCTCCATCTCGACGTTTCTCTTTCTCCCTCCTCTCTTTCCTCTACCCTTTCCACCGCTCTTTCCTCCGCCCTTTCCTCTACCCCTTCCTCCCTCCGTTCACCTCTCCTTTCCATCCCCTATTCCACCGTCGACTCCATCATTTCCCGCCATTTTGACTCCGAGAAAACCGATAATTCCGTTTACGTTTATATTCTCAATCTGGGTGTTACCCCCAAGCAACCTTATGCCTACTCTTACTCTCATTCCGAGTCTTCCGCAGGCTACACCAATTGTTTAGGGACCCTTTGGACTGGCAACAAAAGGTATCTTTGGATTGATCTCGGGGCTGGTCCCGTTGACTATGGGCCGGCTTTATCTGGTGATGGGGTACTCCCGAGAGGCGAGTTTCACCCTTTGGCAGCCGCACATGGAAGACCCAAATCCGAAAAAACCTTGCTTGCCGACTTGGCTTCTTTGATATACAGTGCTTATCAGGTACTTGTTGTTCCTCCTTTGAGAATTCCCGTTCATTTCGAGAATACTTTAACTGTTGAGCTTATCCATATTCACGCATCTGAAAATGTGGATTCAAGTGGTTTGGAttggaatgagattgaaaaatcctTCCGTAATGAGGCAAATGATGGTGAGTTGTTGTTTGGCAATCAGAGTTTAGAGTTCAAAAGGTATAGTGTTAACTACGAGGAGTGTTCGATTTGTTCTTTTGCGGTTTCTAGGTCGATCAATTCCTTTACTTCGAGGTTTCTGTTTGATAACTACACTTTGATTGTGAGCGAGTATTTGGATTCGAAACGTTTGCATCAGATATTGTCTGATTCGGCAGAGGAGTTTAGGAGGGTCGCAGGCTTGCCCGAGGAGGAATTTGGTAGTAGGGTACTTCCTGTTTATGTGTTTGATTTGGATTATCATACCATTTTGTTGCTGGATCGGTATCATCAGTCTATTGCATTTAGAGATATGGTTATCGCTGTTAGGACAAGGACTGCTCAAACTGTGAGTGATTACAGTTGTAATGGTCGTCATGTTTTCACTCGTACAAGGGAGCTGCAGAGGCCGCTTGTTGGTTCAATTTTACAGAGTATGTGGGGAGTGTCGCCTACTCATTTGTTATGGAGCCCTACACATAACAGTACACTTGTGGATTATACATGGACTGTTGGTCAGACACCTTTTGGACCATTTTCAGAGGTTATGTCATTGTCTTTTGTGCAGAAGGATGCAGCTCGGAGAAATTTTCTCTTGACATCATTGAATTACAGTTTAACAAGTGCTATTGATGTTCTTGAATCTATTGATGCACATGGTGGGGTTAGAAATCTCCTTAAACAGAAGCAGCATGTTGAGTTCATACAGAGGTGGCACTTGTTCCGGTACAAGCTGGATAAAGCAGTTTCTGCTTTGTCACATTTTGACTTCGAGATGGCATTCTATTACATAAAGTCTTCAGATCACGATCTTTATGCGATTCACGATCTCGTATACACTGCATCACAAGAAATTGAAGCATCACTTGTTTGTTTCAAGGACCCACCATTCCCGTGGGCTGCATTATCATTTTCCGCAGTTGGTTTCCTTGCACTCTCTTATGTGTATGCAAAAAGGGACAAACTTTTTAGAAACAAGAGGAAGCAGTTTTGA